One Monomorium pharaonis isolate MP-MQ-018 chromosome 4, ASM1337386v2, whole genome shotgun sequence DNA segment encodes these proteins:
- the LOC105828118 gene encoding putative DENN domain-containing protein 10 B, with protein sequence MAPLTDLLSCSVIEKDCNGDVLWTWSYPSVTESQKTVVMRKCNLKLEHTSPHVFVCARHGHDWFYIHCSEVFDSDKLPKVKQFALVLFAKDFNPQKYEVLSRVLSKMYCKTGKPTEILQLYLSVFTKGSCSTQENGTFVSDDFNTHRFAASTNVKELIKTFELETILIYTALLLKKKIIVYHHSLEQLLKWIRTFPVLMKHRKVTDNLFPWIDLVNDELIELKKYSHYVAGCSNSSISSRIDLYDLLVNIPAREITVAPHAKESLTMTKTHKEIALFMVQLCENQNYTEAQVISEISDKTQDLLNQLTSLATVQTPDGKRMISVEIFKEKNLAPAVESFLINLAIAENLFIL encoded by the exons ATGGCACCATTAACGGATTTACTTTCTTGCAGTGTAATAG aaaaagatTGTAACGGAGATGTCTTGTGGACATGGTCGTATCCATCAGTTACAGAATCTCAGAAGACTGTAGTCATGAGAAAATGCAATTTGAAATTAGAACATACATCCCCTCATGTATTTGTATGTGCGAGACACGGCCATGACTGGTTCTACATACACTGCAGCGAAGTATTCGATTCCGACAAATTACCAAAG GTAAAGCAGTTTGCATTAGTTCTCTTTGCTAAGGACTTTAATCCACAAAAATATGAAGTACTTTCGCGGGTTCTTAGcaaaatgtattgcaaaaCAGGAAAGCCCACGGAGATTTTGCAGCTGTATCTTTCGGTATTCACGAAGGGATCGTGTTCAACCCAAGAGAATGGAACATTTGTCTCTGATGATTTCAATACTCATCGTTTCGCAGCTAGTACCAACGTCAAAGAATTGATTAAAACATTCGAATTAGAAACAATATTGATATATACTGctctcttattaaaaaagaaaattattgtatatcatCATAGCTTGGAGCAGCTTCTCAAGTGGATAAGAACATTTCCTGTATTGATGAAACACAGAAAGGTTACTGACAATCTTTTCCCCTGGATCGACTTGGTAAACGATGAGTTAATTGAATTGAAG AAATATTCACACTATGTGGCAGGTTGCAGTAACAGCTCAATATCATCAAGAATAGATCTGTATGACCTACTTGTAAACATTCCTGCTAGAGAAATTACTGTAGCACCACATGCCAAAG AAAGTCTTACGATGACAAAAACCCACAAGGAAATAGCTTTATTCATGGTTCAACTGTGTGAAAATCAAAACTATACGGAGGCACAGGTTATATCCGAGATAAGTGATAAAACGCAAGATCTGTTGAATCAGTTAACTTCGTTAGCAACGGTGCAAACTCCAGATGGCAAAAGAATGATCTCCGTCGAGATATTTAAGGAGAAAAATTTGGCGCCAGCTGTAGAAAGTTTCCTTATTAATTTAGCCATTGcggaaaatctttttatattatga
- the LOC105830946 gene encoding tyrocidine synthase 1 translates to MGTLQQQSILKGQQIGRNQEKGLVHELFSRAAKIYPNQTALYYKDDAGQEYVLSFKELDNITNQLARTLQKYEKFETISQSLIAVCMKPSHRLPTVLLSILKAGMAYLPLDAEFPMSRVKHILEEAQPLIVLVEEGADLSIYEGALVMTYEQLSKEAEQEQENALQSKKRSNQLAIVLYTSGSTGIPKGVLIPHATLLNRLQWQWRELPYADDEKQCVFKTSLTFVDSVPEIWGPLLQNRTLVIVSKSVTKDPEKFIPLLEKHQIQRLVLVPSLLRSLLMYLGLQDNDNVLDRLKLWICSGETLSVALADQFFATFDNKGKILANFYGSTEVMGDVTYCLLTKRAQLQEMEKVPIGKPIDNCIIYLVNKDMQLVSQGETGELIVAGRNLAAGYIREQDTHKFLDNPHAIDPEYPRIFRTGDYAKIVKGLIIFEGRVDSQIKIRGHRVDLTEVEKVIARVPDIDKVVVLCYKPGELSQALIAFVTIMNGKTLSSLEIEDFLQSTLPPYMLPQIFIVDHIPLLTNGKTDRQTLLKKYQSSCSNEENDVATHCDYSNVPSQDLAKARVLFPTIASVIGRGGRALITLHANFYELGGNSLNSIYTVTKLRDQGYQIGITDFITAKNLAEILDRMKFISSDEEPLKEAIDKKPYIFESLSDYHKEDAIEIITESFYSKADLEQWLMPDITRADYRELMEAMWEPLVKKNLSFVIKSAQSGKTIGVTFNFDLWDEPEVILKSKLMIVFDFLEYLEKPIRDCRLPKDKGQIIHSFMMATSGDLNSAENVLVMRQMEEYCLQFAKQKGYSGIFTTNTSPLTQQLGTDVYGYETMLAYQVNKYETPDGNKPFGKAPDSQVAICSLKMIN, encoded by the exons atgggTACTTTGCAGCAACAGTCGATTTTAAAAGGTCAGCAGATAGGAAGAAATCAGGAGAAAGGTTTAGTGCACGAATTATTCAGTCGTGCAGCAAAAATCTATCCAAATCAAACCGCATTATATTACAAag ATGACGCCGGTCAGGAATATGTGCTGTCTTTTAAAGAATTGGATAACATTACTAATCAGTTGGCACGAACTTTacaaaagtatgaaaaatttgaaacgaTTTCTCAATCGCTAATAGCTGTCTGCATGAAACCGTCACATCGACTTCCAACTGTATTACTTAGTATATTAAAAGCAGGAATGGCTTATCTACCTTTGGACGCGGAATTTCCGATGTCTAGAGTAAAACACATTCTGGAAGAAGCTCAACCATTAATAGTGTTGGTCGAAGAAGGAG CGGATTTATCAATCTATGAGGGTGCTTTAGTCATGACGTACGAACAACTTTCGAAAGAAGCCGAACAAGAACAAGAGAATGCATTACAATCTAAGAAAAGATCAAATCAACTTGCTATTGTTCTTTATACTTCCGGAAGTACAGGAATTCCCAAAG gTGTGCTTATACCACATGCTACTCTATTAAATCGTCTACAATGGCAATGGAGGGAACTTCCATACGCTGATGACGAGAAACAATGTGTTTTCAAAACTTCCCTTACTTTCGTCGACAGTGTTCCCGAAATTTGGGGACCTCTTTTACAAAATCGTACTCTAGTAATCGTATCAAAAAGCGTGACTAAAGATCCGGAAAAGTTTATACCACTCTTAGAGAAGCATCAG ATACAACGCTTAGTTCTCGTGCCATCATTGTTGCGTTCATTGCTCATGTATCTAGGTTTACAA GATAATGATAATGTCCTCGATCGTTTGAAACTTTGGATCTGTTCTGGGGAAACTTTATCAGTCGCACTGGCCGACCAATTTTTTGCCACGTTTGACAACAAGGGCAAAATATTAGCTAATTTCTACGGAAGCACAGAAGTCATGGGCGATGTTACGTATTGCTTGTTAACCAAACGGGCACAGTTACAAGAGATGGAGAAAGTACCAATCG GAAAACCTATCGACAATTGCATAATTTATCTTGTAAACAAGGACATGCAACTGGTTTCCCAGGGGGAAACCGGAGAGTTGATCGTGGCTGGAAGAAATCTTGCCGCAGGTTATATACGCGAACAAGacacacataaatttttggaCAATCCTCACGCCATCGATCCAg AATATCCAAGGATTTTCCGTACGGGTGATTATGCTAAAATTGTCAAAGGATTGATAATTTTCGAAGGACGAGTGGATTCGCAAATTAAGATTAGGGGTCATCGTGTCGATCTTACGGAAGTCGAAAAAGTGATCGCCAGAGTACCTGATATCGATAAAGTCGTTGTTCTTTGTTACAAACCCGGTGAATTGTCACAG gCACTAATAGCCTTCGTTACTATTATGAATGGCAAAACCCTATCCAGTTTGGAGATCGAAGATTTTCTTCAAAGCACGTTACCGCCATATATGTTAccgcaaatttttattgttgatCATATACCTCTTCTAACCAATGGAAAAACGGATCGACAAACATTACTAAAGAAATACCAATCATCTTGCTCTAACGAAG AAAACGACGTTGCTACGCATTGTGATTACAGCAACGTGCCAAGTCAAGATCTTGCAAAAGCCCGTGTCCTCTTTCCGACTATCGCATCCGTAATCGGACGTGGTGGTCGCGCACTAATAACACTACACGCAAATTTCTACGAACTTGGTGGAAATTCCTTGAATTCCATTTACACGGTGACCAAGTTAAGAGATCAAGGTTATCAGATCGGTATCACAGACTTTATCACGGCAAAAAATCTAGCTGAAATATTAGACCGGATGAAATTCATATCATCGGATGAGGAACCTTTGAAAGAAGCCATCGACAAGAAGCCATACATTTTTGAATCATTGAGTGATTACCATAAGGAGGACGCGATCGA AATAATCACAGAGAGCTTTTATTCAAAAGCTGATTTGGAGCAGTGGTTAATGCCAGACATAACAAGAGCCGATTATCGGGAATTAATGGAAGCTATGTGGGAGCCTCTTGTAAAAAAGAATCTCAGTTTCGTTATAAAGTCGGCGCAAAGTGGCAAAACAATCGGAGTTACTTTCAACTTTGATCTTTGGGATGAACCTGAAGTGATACTAAAATCTAAGTTAATGATTGTTTTCGATTTTCTTGAATATCTGGAGAAACCGATTAGAGATTGCAGATTGCCAAAAGATAAAGGTCAGATTATTCATTCTTTCATGATGGCGACGAGCGGCGATTTGAATTCCGCAGAGAACGTACTTGTAATGAGACAAATGGAAGAATATTGTTTGCAATTCGCCAAACAAAAAGGTTACAGCGGAATTTTCACTACAAATACCAGTCCGCTCACACAG CAACTTGGTACGGATGTATACGGTTATGAAACAATGCTGGCGTATCAAGTAAACAAATATGAGACACCCGATGGAAATAAACCTTTCGGCAAAGCTCCTGACAGCCAAGTGGCTATTTGTTCATTGAAGATGATTAACtag
- the LOC105828130 gene encoding eukaryotic translation initiation factor 3 subunit A, with product MARYGQRPENALKRANEFIEVGKPARALDTLQEVFRNKKWTYNWSESVLEPIMFKYLDLCVELKKSHIAKEGLFQYRNMFQSVNVGSLENVIRGYLRMAEEKTNAARKQSQQAVIDIDDLDNLATPESILLSAVSGEDAQDRSDRTILTPWVKFLWESYCQCLELLRTNAHVETLYHDIARMAFQFCLEYSRKTEFRKLCEKLRKHLEEICKLPPLVSNVSMNKAETQQLNLETRLNQLDSAIQMELWQEAFKSSEDVHGMMNLSKKLPVPKTMANYYQKLAMVFWKAGNYLFHAAALFKLLQLSREMKKNMSSEEQQRMANRVLLATLSIPLPSAHPEFDRFIETDKSPLEKAQKLATLLGLSQPPTRVSLLKDIVRLNVVSLASPQLQELYSWLEVEFHPLELCCRVDSVIQTLQADENSPLVQYIPALQDVTLVRLVHQISQVYQTIQFSRLLELAKFTTDFHLERLLVDCVRYNDMQVRIDHGKSCVHFGVDLSEAQREDHPDGPVLQAMPSEQIRCQLVNMATVLHRAINVINPNKKKLEREKLRNAMVAHYHETKMKEHQRILGRHKIIEERKEYIEHINTVREEEEMRRQEELQRQQMLAEQKRLEQEREERERKRQQSEIQQIKDRHLKEKMQQISQTSHGQKVLKKLDEDEIKKLDAEQIAAREAEELQKERREMQQKLKSQEKKVDYLERAKRLEEIPLLEKAVQDRMQQAKQLWRQQEDERIAAAIEERQEAVATQERLARMKEDHDIFLAKILAERRSIYMEKLKEFEKLLNEERARRMLKRKMERKAERKAKWEKERAEAAERRRLEELRIKQEEEKKRLEEERAKREEEERIRRAEEEAKEAERLAKLKKQADIIRAKEAEIERKLEEERQRDKELTSTWRRPEFDRERERDRDRDRDRDRDRDRDGPKSSMESWRRPDKDSDGLKNETDRWRKRDDKIEDSWKKREPERRDMDKWRRNDDADRWKKDTMDKWRKDDNFDKDDSKDRDRLENRGFDKRDDRDRDRDRDRDRDRGMDGRGIREIPRDIRDDRDRDRGRMSDRRSGYRDRRDEPARNTNQDWRKRDPPQDSPRDPPKRERDDRKDDRLPPKSDERRRPLEDDGWSKVSRR from the exons ATGGCGCGTTATGGGCAGAGACCCGAGAACGCCCTGAAACGGGCGAACG agttcatAGAAGTGGGTAAACCTGCTCGAGCATTAGACACACTGCAAGAAGTCTTccgtaataaaaaatggacATACAACTGGTCAGAATCCGTCTTGGAACCTATAATGTTCAAGTATCTGGATCTCTGTGTGGAACTGAAGAAGTCACACATAGCGAAGGAGGGCTTGTTCCAGTATCGAAATATGTTTCAATCCGTCAATGTTGGAAGTTTGGAGAATGTCATACGTGGCTATTTGAGAATGGCTGAGGAGAAAACGAATGCGGCGCGTAAGCAAAGTCAGCAAGCAGTGATTGACATCGACGACCTCGATAACCTCGCTACGCCCGAGAGCATCTTACTGTCAGCTGTTAGCGGAGAGGATGCACAAGACAGAAGCGATCGTACCATTTTGACACCCTGGGTCAAGTTCTTGTGGGAATCGTACTGTCAATGCTTGGAGTTACTCAGAACTAATGCGCACGTAGAAACTCTTTACCACGATATCGCACGTATGGCCTTCCAGTTTTGTCTCGAGTATAGTCGTAAGACTGAATTTCGTAAGTTGTGCGAGAAATTACGGAAACACCTTGAAGAAATATGTAAACTGCCGCCGCTCGTGTCGAACGTTTCTATGAATAAAGCGGAAACGCAACAGTTGAATCTAGAGACTAgattaaatcaattagattctGCGATACAAATGGAATTATGGCAGGAAGCTTTTAAATCTTCAGAGGACGTTCACGGTATGATGAATTTGTCGAAGAAGTTACCTGTACCAAAAACGATGGCCAATTACTACCAGAAGCTGGCTATGGTTTTCTGGAAAGCtggcaattatttatttcacgcGGCCGCGCTGTTCAAACTTCTACAGCTTTCTCGTGAAATGAAAAAGAACATGTCCTCGGAGGAGCAGCAGCGAATGGCCAATCGTGTATTGTTGGCAACGTTGTCGATACCGTTGCCATCCGCGCATCCTGAGTTTGATCGCTTCATCGAGACCGACAAGAGCCCGTTGGAAAAAGCACAGAAACTCGCAACCCTTCTGGGTCTCTCGCAACCACCGACACGCGTCTCTCTGTTGAAGGACATTGTTCGTTTGAACGTTGTCAGTCTCGCGTCACCGCAGTTACAAGAATTATATTCGTGGTTAGAAGTTGAATTCCATCCATTAGAACTCTGTTGTAGAGTTGATTCCGTTATTCAGACATTACAAGCGGACGAAAACAGTCCGTTAGTCCAATACATTCCGGCTTTGCAGGATGTTACACTCGTGCGACTTGTCCATCAGATCTCTCAAGTTTATCAAACTATACAATTCTCCAGACTTTTGGAACTCGCCAAGTTTACTACTGATTTTCACCTCGAGCGTCTTTTGGTAGACTGCGTGCGCTACAACGACATGCAGGTCCGAATAGACCACGGCAAGTCATGTGTTCACTTCGGAGTTGATCTTTCGGAGGCGCAACGAGAGGATCATCCGGATGGTCCGGTATTGCAAGCAATGCCCTCTGAACAAATACGCTGCCAATTGGTGAACATGGCAACTGTGTTGCACCGTGCTATTAATGTGATAAATCCTAACAAGAAGAAACTCGAACGCGAAAAGCTACGCAACGCGATGGTCGCTCACTATCACGAGACCAAGATGAAGGAACACCAGAGAATATTGGGTAGACACAAGATTATCGAAGAGCGAAAAGAGTACATTGAACACATCAATACGGTCCGAGAAGAGGAGGAGATGCGCCGACAGGAGGAACTCCAGCGACAGCAGATGCTGGCCGAACAAAAACGACTGGAGCAGGAGCGAGAGGAGCGTGAACGGAAGCGTCAGCAAAGTGAGATTCAACAAATCAAAGATCGTCATCTTAAGGAAAAGATGCAGCAGATTTCACAGACGAGCCATGGACAAAAGGTGCTAAAGAAACTAGATGAGGACGAGATCAAGAAGTTGGACGCGGAGCAAATTGCGGCACGGGAAGCTGAAGAACTGCAGAAAGAACGCAGAGAGATGCAGCAAAAACTTAAGTCTCAAGAGAAGAAGGTCGATTATCTCGAGCGCGCCAAGCGGCTCGAAGAAATCCCGTTACTGGAGAAGGCCGTACAAGATAGGATGCAACAGGCGAAACAGCTCTGGCGACAACAGGAAGACGAACGAATTGCCGCAGCTATTGAAGAGAGGCAAGAGGCCGTCGCGACTCAAGAGCGCTTAGCGCGTATGAAAGAGGATCACGACATCTTCCTGGCCAAGATCTTGGCGGAGCGTAGGAGCATATacatggaaaaattaaaagaatttgagAAACTGTTAAATGAAGAACGTGCCAGGCGAATGTTGAAGCGCAAAATGGAGCGTAAAGCCGAGCGTAAGGCGAAATGGGAGAAGGAACGTGCGGAAGCTGCGGAACGAAGACGACTGGAAGAATTGCGCATTAAACAAGAAGAGGAGAAGAAACGTCTTGAGGAAGAAAGAGCGAAaagggaggaggaagagaggatCAGACGGGCCGAAGAGGAAGCCAAAGAAGCCGAACGTTTGGCTAAGCTTAAGAAACAAGCAGACATTATTAGAGCTAAGGAAGCTGAGATTGAACGTAAATTGGAGGAAGAACGGCAGAGAGATAAAGAACTGACTTCAACATGGCGACGTCCGGAATTTGATCGTGAACGTGAACGTGATCGCGATCGCGATCGTGATCGTGATCGTGATCGTGATCGCGATGGCCCGAAATCTT CGATGGAGTCATGGCGACGTCCTGACAAGGACTCCGATGGACTCAAAAACGAAACGGACCGTTGGAGAAAACGCGATGACAAGATCGAAGATTCATGGAAGAAAAGAGAACCAGAACGACGCGACATGGATAAATGGAGAAGGAACGATGATGCGGACCGATGGAAAAAAGATACTATGGATAAATGGAGGAAAGATGATAACTTTGATAAAGACGATTCAAAAGATCGAGATAGACTAGAAAACCGTGGTTTTGACAAAAGAGATGATCGCGATCGCGATCGTGATCGTGACCGTGACCGTGATCGTGGAATGGATGGACGCGGA ATACGAGAGATTCCACGTGACATACGCGATGATCGAGATCGAGATCGCGGTAGAATGTCCGATCGCCGTAGTGGTTATCGCGATCGTCGTGATGAACCAGCACGAAATACTAACCAGGACTGGCGAAAACGCGACCCGCCTCAAGATTCCCCGAGAGACCCACCCAAGCGCGA ACGAGATGATCGTAAAGATGACAGACTTCCGCCTAAATCTGATGAAAGAAGGCGACCATTAGAGGATGATGGCTGGTCGAAAGTCAGTCGGCGCTAA
- the LOC105832338 gene encoding uncharacterized protein LOC105832338, with the protein MTSMFRRGTIFATFFLSLLGGGLVCAALVTQHWVEARPWRTPNPQESAGRVHFGLLQGKKELNVAYGWRTYHVSVPQMIRQDPSVMSWALWIGTLTTTSAALLAAALAALLAVLNTATSPRSKILSIPGVYFINMLTLLMCLASTCTWLAQYYTRLYVNVLPKEDIDNMWTSEGSAELGYSFWLVVSAGVVHLISIALVGWGSGREKDDRLEPIPALEEKTAAAIMLY; encoded by the exons ATGACGTCGATGTTTCGAAGAGGCACGATCTTCGCGACCTTCTTTCTATCATTGCTAGGCGGTGGGCTCGTCTGCGCCGCCCTTGTGACGCAGCACTGGGTAGAGGCGCGACCGTGGAGAACGCCTAATCCTCAGGAGAGCGCTGGCAGAGTTCATTTCGGCTTGTTGCAGGGTAAAAAGGAGTTAAACGTCGCTTACGGATGGAGGACGTATCACGTGTCCG TTCCTCAAATGATCCGGCAGGATCCATCGGTGATGTCTTGGGCACTTTGGATCGGTACTTTAACAACAACCTCGGCTGCTCTGCTAGCGGCTGCATTAGCTGCGCTTTTGGCAGTTTTAAATACGGCTACTTCACCAAGATCAAAAATTCTATCTATTCCTggagtatattttataaatatgttaacgc tgttaatGTGCTTAGCAAGCACTTGTACTTGGTTAGCGCAATATTATACGAGACTATACGTCAATGTGCTTCCAAAGGAGGACATCGATAATATGTGGACCAGCGAAGGTTCTGCTGAGCTTGGTTATTCATTTTG gCTCGTGGTTAGTGCCGGTGTTGTACATCTCATTAGTATAGCATTAGTTGGCTGGGGCTCAGGTAGAGAAAAGGATGATCGTCTGGAACCAATACCCGCACTTGAAGAGAAAACAGCCGCAGCGATAATgttatactaa